A stretch of Candidatus Symbiobacter mobilis CR DNA encodes these proteins:
- a CDS encoding chemotaxis protein CheD encodes MALYELLPGDVTLGRAGDQLKTLLGSCVSVILTDRPRTIGVMSHIVHVGHPNAANHHNTAYGSVAMAEMVRLLYSVGFTPRSCEAYVFGGGNMFPKLFSHHHVGSNNVDWVLGYLEHHKIPVLQHDLGGHGYRKLLWTVGPSEPIVETVLSD; translated from the coding sequence ATGGCTCTCTACGAACTGCTTCCCGGCGATGTCACCTTGGGCAGAGCTGGCGACCAACTCAAAACCTTGCTGGGGTCTTGCGTCAGCGTGATCCTCACAGATCGGCCGCGCACTATCGGGGTGATGAGCCACATCGTTCACGTTGGACATCCCAACGCAGCCAACCACCACAACACTGCCTACGGTTCGGTGGCCATGGCTGAGATGGTGCGCCTGCTCTACAGCGTGGGGTTTACGCCTCGAAGCTGCGAGGCCTACGTCTTCGGGGGCGGCAACATGTTCCCCAAGCTGTTCAGTCACCACCACGTCGGCTCCAACAACGTGGACTGGGTGCTGGGTTATCTCGAACACCACAAGATTCCCGTGCTCCAGCACGATCTCGGGGGCCATGGATACCGCAAATTGCTGTGGACGGTAGGCCCCTCCGAGCCCATCGTCGAAACCGTCCTATCGGACTGA
- a CDS encoding protein-glutamate methylesterase/protein-glutamine glutaminase produces the protein MPIKVFVVDDSAVVRQAMSHMLANHPEVELVGSAPNPLLAMDAIRKNPPDVLLLDIEMPGMDGLTFLRQIMAGTPIPTVICSTLSTEGSKVALDALSAGAVAVLAKPKLGLRQHLDESRHEMIQTLKTAARSRPRPKMAPAGVVSRAAFAAPAPTAIGVHAFAVNKPVVIGSSTGGTQALELVLTSLPSDAPGIAITQHMPEKFTAMYAQRLDGICAMNIREAKDGDRLERGVALIAPGGWHMQLQKTHGQYYVKVVDGPPVNRHKPSVDVLFRSAAECAGRDALGIIMTGMGDDGARGMKVMHDTGARTIAQNEETCVVFGMPKEAIKLQAVDDILPLESMARAILQFDSRADARA, from the coding sequence ATGCCCATCAAAGTATTCGTGGTTGACGATTCCGCCGTAGTGCGGCAGGCCATGTCCCACATGCTGGCCAATCACCCGGAGGTCGAGCTTGTCGGCAGCGCCCCGAACCCTTTGTTGGCCATGGATGCCATCCGCAAGAACCCTCCCGACGTGCTGCTGCTCGATATCGAAATGCCCGGCATGGATGGGCTGACATTCCTGCGGCAAATCATGGCGGGAACCCCCATTCCGACGGTGATTTGTTCGACGCTCTCCACCGAAGGCAGCAAGGTGGCTCTCGATGCCTTGAGCGCAGGTGCTGTGGCGGTACTGGCCAAGCCCAAGCTAGGGCTGCGCCAACACCTCGACGAATCCCGCCACGAGATGATCCAAACGCTCAAAACCGCCGCACGCTCGCGGCCACGGCCCAAGATGGCGCCAGCCGGCGTGGTGTCGCGGGCTGCCTTTGCGGCCCCTGCACCGACTGCCATAGGCGTGCATGCCTTCGCCGTCAACAAGCCTGTCGTCATCGGCAGTTCCACGGGGGGCACGCAAGCGTTGGAATTGGTGCTGACCAGCCTGCCCTCGGACGCTCCCGGCATCGCCATCACCCAGCACATGCCCGAAAAGTTCACGGCTATGTATGCCCAGCGTCTGGATGGCATTTGTGCGATGAATATCCGGGAAGCCAAGGATGGTGACCGGCTTGAACGCGGGGTGGCGCTCATCGCACCTGGGGGATGGCATATGCAGCTACAAAAAACCCACGGCCAGTATTACGTCAAGGTCGTCGACGGCCCACCCGTCAACCGGCACAAGCCCTCCGTCGATGTGCTCTTTCGCTCGGCCGCCGAATGTGCGGGTCGCGATGCGCTAGGCATCATCATGACCGGCATGGGGGACGATGGCGCCCGTGGCATGAAAGTCATGCACGACACCGGGGCCCGCACGATTGCGCAGAACGAGGAAACCTGCGTCGTCTTTGGTATGCCCAAGGAGGCGATCAAGCTCCAGGCCGTCGACGACATCCTGCCCCTGGAAAGCATGGCCCGCGCAATCCTGCAGTTCGATTCGCGTGCCGATGCTCGCGCCTGA
- a CDS encoding adenylate/guanylate cyclase domain-containing protein has translation MVGPASSFNPLVWTPAQRCLAATSINVAFAVLYLAVYAYVLWFPEANPEVHPDFLPTAIATVLSTGLIMAALMGIGYRLRYRTERIPWLQWPTVLLCTWVVVFSTYFYGFFTHLYAGVALVGAWMVGLTLFTHREMMVNLALSTLGTTACIAFAHLGWIPYAPFFRTTASSIGQTNPGLFQPMNGVTMLLFVSVLGFTYFIITRWKQRESDLIEMGDRLAQANELVSRFVAVQLSDQIRSGNHEVLTRHERRKLTLFFSDIEKFSETADAIEPEDLSRLLNDYLTEMTRIAHRFGATIDKFVGDAIMIFFGAPDATDDRDHALRAVRMAIEMQRSMHTLRQKWAALGIARTFHIRIGINTGLTSVGAFGSPQRLEYTAIGRHVNLAARIQAHCLPDKVLISQATWALVHHDIDCMLLDERQFRGHRDPVRVYEVLFSYDDKESPAPATPHCG, from the coding sequence GTGGTTGGGCCTGCGTCTTCCTTCAACCCCCTTGTTTGGACCCCAGCGCAGCGCTGCCTGGCCGCGACGTCGATCAACGTAGCGTTTGCCGTTCTCTACCTGGCGGTATATGCCTACGTACTGTGGTTTCCCGAGGCCAACCCGGAAGTCCATCCAGACTTTCTGCCGACTGCGATAGCTACCGTCTTGTCCACCGGACTGATCATGGCTGCGTTGATGGGCATCGGCTACCGGCTGCGCTACCGCACCGAGCGCATCCCCTGGCTCCAGTGGCCGACAGTGCTGCTCTGCACCTGGGTGGTCGTGTTTTCGACGTACTTCTATGGGTTTTTCACGCATCTGTACGCCGGGGTAGCGCTCGTCGGCGCTTGGATGGTCGGGTTGACCCTGTTCACCCACCGAGAAATGATGGTCAATCTGGCGCTCAGCACCCTGGGAACCACCGCCTGCATCGCCTTCGCACACCTGGGGTGGATTCCTTACGCGCCCTTCTTCCGCACCACGGCATCAAGCATCGGCCAAACCAACCCCGGGTTGTTCCAGCCGATGAACGGCGTCACGATGCTGCTCTTCGTTTCGGTACTGGGTTTCACCTACTTCATCATCACGAGGTGGAAGCAGCGGGAAAGCGATCTCATCGAGATGGGGGATCGCCTGGCGCAAGCCAACGAGCTTGTCAGCCGTTTCGTCGCCGTACAGCTCTCCGACCAGATCCGTTCCGGGAACCATGAGGTATTGACCCGCCACGAGCGCCGCAAGCTAACGCTGTTTTTCTCCGACATCGAGAAGTTCTCGGAGACGGCGGATGCCATCGAACCCGAAGACCTTTCCCGGCTGCTCAACGACTATCTGACCGAGATGACCCGCATCGCACACCGCTTCGGTGCCACGATCGACAAATTCGTTGGCGACGCGATCATGATCTTTTTTGGCGCCCCGGATGCGACGGATGACCGGGATCATGCGCTACGCGCCGTGCGCATGGCGATCGAGATGCAGCGCTCCATGCATACCTTGCGCCAAAAGTGGGCAGCCCTCGGCATCGCACGCACCTTTCACATCCGCATCGGCATCAACACCGGCTTGACCAGCGTTGGCGCCTTCGGTTCCCCGCAACGTCTGGAATACACCGCCATTGGGCGCCACGTCAACCTCGCAGCCCGTATTCAGGCGCACTGTCTGCCGGACAAGGTACTCATCAGCCAAGCAACCTGGGCGCTGGTACACCACGACATCGACTGCATGCTCCTCGACGAACGGCAGTTCCGGGGGCATCGGGATCCTGTCCGCGTCTACGAAGTGCTGTTCTCGTATGACGACAAGGAATCCCCAGCACCTGCCACACCACACTGTGGATAA
- the xseA gene encoding exodeoxyribonuclease VII large subunit — protein sequence MDNLPAWAEAIGPAGPLWSVGGLCRAVADALQTRFNPVRVRGELGGFSRAPSGHCYFALKDASGQLRCAMFRRSASELGFAPRDGDVVEVDGRLSVYEPRGDLQLVVDRMVRCGAGSLFEEFLRRKAALDAEGLFDPARKRPVPRQPRCIGVVTSLAAAALRDVATTLHRRAPHIPVVLAPALVQGAGAPAELCAALQALYAWGATPPRPGAAGEDSIPGASSFAIPVEVILLVRGGGSIEDLWAFNDEALARTIAASPVPVVSGVGHETDFTIADFVADARAATPTAAAELAASEHSAEHDILNRLSLRLATAMQRRFERHAQRLDALVHALRSPAQRCEIERLRLATRAQALRVGVAHALHSHGNRLERKADQLAMASRLAQGAHRQRLEHAALRLDLLAPQHVLERGYAWLGDAQGTPITRCAQTHPGQRLTATLCDGTVPIAVLAGP from the coding sequence GTGGACAATCTTCCAGCCTGGGCCGAGGCCATCGGCCCCGCAGGCCCACTGTGGTCCGTAGGAGGACTGTGTCGAGCCGTCGCCGACGCCTTGCAAACACGCTTCAACCCGGTGCGCGTGCGCGGCGAACTCGGCGGGTTTTCTCGCGCGCCCAGCGGCCATTGCTACTTTGCCCTGAAGGATGCGAGTGGGCAGTTGCGCTGCGCAATGTTCCGGCGCTCTGCCTCCGAACTGGGCTTTGCCCCCCGCGACGGAGACGTGGTCGAAGTCGATGGCCGACTGAGCGTATATGAACCACGGGGCGACCTGCAACTCGTCGTCGACCGCATGGTGCGCTGCGGGGCGGGTTCGTTATTCGAGGAATTTTTGCGACGCAAAGCCGCTCTCGATGCGGAAGGACTCTTCGACCCCGCCCGCAAACGCCCCGTGCCACGGCAGCCGCGCTGCATCGGCGTCGTAACCTCCCTGGCCGCCGCAGCGTTGCGCGATGTAGCCACCACCCTGCATCGCCGTGCGCCGCATATCCCCGTGGTGCTCGCACCGGCTTTGGTGCAAGGCGCGGGTGCCCCGGCGGAGCTATGCGCCGCCCTGCAAGCGCTGTATGCATGGGGGGCAACGCCACCCCGGCCTGGCGCGGCAGGGGAAGATTCGATCCCTGGCGCCAGCTCCTTCGCCATCCCTGTCGAAGTCATCCTGCTGGTACGCGGTGGGGGTTCGATCGAAGACCTATGGGCCTTCAACGACGAAGCCCTGGCCCGCACCATCGCAGCCAGCCCTGTGCCTGTGGTGTCCGGGGTCGGGCATGAAACGGACTTCACGATCGCTGACTTCGTAGCAGATGCCCGCGCAGCCACACCGACTGCGGCAGCAGAACTTGCCGCCAGCGAACACAGCGCCGAACACGACATCCTGAACCGGCTCTCCCTCCGGCTTGCCACTGCCATGCAGCGCCGCTTCGAACGCCATGCGCAGCGCCTCGACGCGCTGGTACATGCGTTGCGCAGCCCGGCGCAACGGTGCGAGATCGAGCGCTTGCGGCTCGCCACACGCGCCCAGGCTCTGCGCGTCGGCGTCGCACACGCCCTGCATTCCCATGGCAACCGCCTCGAACGCAAGGCAGACCAGCTTGCCATGGCATCGCGGCTTGCCCAAGGCGCACACCGGCAACGGCTGGAACACGCTGCATTGCGGCTCGATCTCCTGGCGCCGCAACACGTCCTGGAGCGCGGCTACGCATGGCTTGGCGACGCGCAGGGAACGCCCATCACGCGCTGCGCGCAAACCCACCCCGGCCAACGTCTGACCGCCACCTTGTGCGACGGGACTGTGCCGATTGCTGTGCTGGCTGGGCCGTAG
- a CDS encoding superoxide dismutase: MEHVLPALPFALDALAPHYSREALEFHHGKHHQAYVNNLNQLQRGTEFETMDLESIIRKASGGVYNNAAQTWNHSFFWQCMRPGGGGEPSGAVAQALQAQWGSYGAFREAFVKSAVGNFGSGWTWLVKKPDGLLTIVNMGPAGTPLTTDDAPLLTVDVWEHAYYIDYRNLRQKFVETFLDHLVHWDFVLDNLQRPVA; encoded by the coding sequence ATGGAACATGTCCTGCCCGCACTCCCTTTCGCCCTGGACGCACTGGCACCCCACTACTCGCGGGAGGCGCTGGAATTTCACCATGGCAAGCACCACCAGGCCTACGTCAACAACCTCAACCAGCTCCAGCGCGGTACCGAATTCGAGACCATGGATCTCGAATCGATCATCCGCAAAGCCTCGGGCGGCGTTTACAACAACGCTGCGCAGACTTGGAACCACAGCTTCTTCTGGCAATGCATGCGCCCCGGCGGCGGTGGGGAACCTTCCGGCGCAGTGGCGCAAGCGTTGCAAGCGCAATGGGGGTCCTATGGCGCGTTTCGGGAAGCCTTCGTCAAAAGCGCCGTCGGCAACTTCGGTTCGGGCTGGACGTGGCTGGTCAAAAAGCCAGACGGTTTGCTGACCATCGTCAATATGGGGCCTGCCGGCACGCCACTGACGACGGACGATGCCCCCCTGCTCACGGTCGACGTCTGGGAACACGCCTACTACATCGACTACCGCAATCTGCGCCAGAAATTCGTCGAGACCTTCCTCGACCACTTGGTGCATTGGGATTTCGTACTGGACAACTTGCAACGGCCCGTTGCATAA
- a CDS encoding porin, giving the protein MKSTLVALAALAASGAVLAESSVTLYGIVDTYLASEKVETRNANRVTSVTNTKLNSGGVNTSRWGLKGVEDLGDGMKALFDLQQGYDLDTGAAKDAKDAFQRQAWVGASCGFGTIRLGYTTTPFDDVSGLQNAMFDAVFSPQQKIFRSTKYKARPDNTIFYQSPTLGGFSGAYSYSLHEDTNAANKGMRVTGLNLTYSDGPISIAFAAQNEREQGKADSASFMRLGGAYNFGFLTAKATYGRLNDAQWDSAAKAVKAALGNETTEWQIGVDVPVSAALVVSASYAKSDENTLIRNGQYVAGGNNSSGRTGYGLGAKYTLSKRTFLYGGLESHTDEVLGQLDVTDTTLAAGMQHRF; this is encoded by the coding sequence ATGAAATCTACCCTCGTAGCCCTGGCCGCCCTGGCCGCTTCCGGCGCCGTTCTGGCGGAGTCTTCCGTCACCCTTTACGGGATCGTCGATACCTATCTCGCGAGCGAGAAAGTCGAAACACGCAACGCCAATAGAGTCACGTCAGTGACCAACACCAAGCTGAACAGCGGCGGCGTCAATACCTCGCGCTGGGGCCTCAAGGGTGTGGAAGACTTGGGTGATGGGATGAAAGCGCTATTCGACCTACAACAAGGTTATGACCTCGACACTGGCGCTGCCAAGGATGCCAAGGATGCCTTTCAACGCCAAGCGTGGGTCGGCGCCTCTTGCGGTTTTGGAACGATCCGCCTGGGCTACACCACCACCCCCTTCGACGATGTGAGCGGGTTGCAAAACGCCATGTTCGACGCGGTGTTCTCGCCCCAGCAAAAAATCTTCCGCAGCACGAAGTACAAGGCACGGCCCGATAACACGATCTTCTACCAGTCCCCCACGCTGGGCGGATTCAGCGGCGCATACAGCTACAGCCTGCATGAAGACACGAATGCGGCTAACAAGGGCATGCGTGTCACCGGCCTGAATCTGACCTATAGCGACGGCCCCATCAGCATCGCTTTTGCCGCGCAGAATGAGAGAGAGCAAGGTAAAGCTGATTCGGCCTCCTTTATGCGCCTGGGCGGTGCGTACAACTTCGGGTTTTTGACTGCCAAGGCTACCTACGGCCGCCTGAACGATGCGCAATGGGATAGCGCCGCCAAAGCAGTGAAGGCTGCACTCGGCAACGAAACGACCGAATGGCAAATCGGCGTCGATGTTCCGGTCTCTGCTGCACTGGTCGTTTCCGCCAGCTATGCCAAGTCCGACGAAAACACCCTGATCCGCAACGGGCAATACGTCGCGGGTGGCAACAACTCATCGGGGCGTACCGGCTATGGTTTGGGTGCCAAGTACACGCTATCCAAGCGCACCTTCCTCTACGGTGGGCTGGAATCGCACACGGACGAAGTACTTGGACAGCTCGACGTGACAGACACCACGCTCGCAGCCGGTATGCAACACCGCTTCTGA
- the ahcY gene encoding adenosylhomocysteinase, giving the protein MPVQTDPNAPYVVANLDLADWGRREILIAQTEMPGLMAIRDEFAPSRPLSGARIAGSLHMTIQTAVLIETLQALGAQVRWASCNIFSTQDHAAAALAVQGTHVFAYKGETLQDYWDYTHRIFAFGEPGSDTEGPNMILDDGGDATLLIHLGCRAEQDSSVLDHPHSEEETCLYAAIRATLAKDPTWYSRRQRQLIGVTEETTTGVHRLQEMSARGELAFRAINVNDSVTKSKFDNLYGCRESLVDAIKRATDVMIAGKVACVAGYGDVGKGSAQALRALSAQVWVTEIDPINALQAAMEGYKVVTMEYAAPRCDIFVTCTGNKNVITYEHMDAMKDQAIVCNIGHFDHEIDVASLSQCEWEEIKPQVDHVIFPARAGKPSKRIILLAKGRLVNLGCGTGHPSFVMSSSFVNQTLAQIELFTRSQHYEAGKVYVLPKLLDEKVARLHLQKVGVQLTRLTDEQAAYIGVSKDGPYKATHYRY; this is encoded by the coding sequence ATGCCCGTGCAAACCGACCCGAACGCCCCTTATGTCGTCGCCAACCTTGATCTGGCCGACTGGGGCCGCAGAGAAATCCTGATCGCGCAGACGGAAATGCCCGGGCTGATGGCGATTCGCGATGAATTTGCCCCCTCCCGCCCGCTGTCTGGCGCACGAATCGCCGGATCGTTGCACATGACGATCCAAACCGCCGTGCTGATCGAAACCCTGCAAGCGCTGGGCGCGCAGGTCCGCTGGGCGTCGTGCAACATCTTTTCGACGCAGGATCACGCCGCAGCGGCGCTGGCCGTGCAGGGAACGCATGTCTTTGCGTACAAGGGCGAAACCCTGCAAGACTATTGGGACTACACCCACCGCATCTTTGCGTTCGGCGAACCTGGTTCGGATACCGAAGGCCCGAACATGATCCTCGACGACGGGGGGGACGCGACGCTACTCATCCACCTGGGCTGCCGCGCCGAGCAAGACTCCAGCGTGCTCGACCACCCCCACAGCGAAGAAGAAACCTGCCTCTACGCCGCGATTCGCGCAACGCTGGCCAAAGACCCCACCTGGTACAGCCGCCGCCAACGCCAACTGATTGGCGTGACCGAAGAAACGACCACGGGGGTGCATCGCCTGCAGGAAATGTCCGCCCGTGGCGAGCTGGCCTTCCGGGCGATCAACGTCAACGATTCGGTCACCAAAAGCAAGTTCGACAACCTCTACGGCTGCCGCGAGTCGCTCGTCGATGCCATCAAGCGAGCCACCGATGTCATGATTGCCGGCAAGGTGGCCTGCGTGGCGGGCTATGGCGACGTGGGCAAAGGCTCTGCGCAGGCGCTGCGTGCGTTGAGCGCGCAGGTGTGGGTGACGGAAATCGACCCCATCAACGCACTACAGGCCGCGATGGAAGGCTACAAGGTGGTGACGATGGAATACGCCGCACCGCGCTGTGACATCTTCGTCACCTGCACCGGCAACAAGAACGTCATCACCTACGAACACATGGACGCGATGAAAGACCAGGCGATCGTCTGCAATATCGGCCACTTCGACCACGAAATCGACGTGGCTTCGCTGTCGCAATGCGAATGGGAAGAGATCAAACCCCAGGTCGACCACGTCATCTTCCCTGCACGTGCTGGCAAACCTTCCAAGCGGATCATCCTGCTGGCCAAAGGCAGGCTGGTCAACCTCGGTTGTGGAACGGGGCACCCCAGCTTCGTGATGAGTTCGAGCTTCGTCAACCAGACCCTTGCGCAAATCGAGCTTTTCACCCGTTCCCAGCATTACGAAGCCGGCAAGGTGTACGTGCTCCCCAAGCTCCTCGACGAAAAAGTCGCCCGTCTGCACCTGCAAAAAGTCGGCGTGCAGCTTACGCGGCTGACGGACGAACAAGCTGCCTACATCGGCGTCTCCAAGGACGGGCCGTACAAGGCCACCCACTACCGGTACTGA
- a CDS encoding TlyA family RNA methyltransferase yields the protein MRLDQLLVRRGLAPTRAQAQRLIAAGVRWSCGGDWRICHSNAQNVPDDALIELPPSAVLRYVSRAGDKLAAALERGGIDVAGKDCLDVGQSTGGFTDCLLQHGAARVVGVDVGYGQLHERLRADPRVLCIERTNARSLRAMDIKTACGARDFPTAFDRIVIDVSFVSQTLVLPALTPLLRPDAVLVSLAKPQFELQPAQIAKGGIVKDPALFAVVEERLRTCCADLGLRVIDWFASPLLGGDGNQEFLFIATPRSLV from the coding sequence GTGCGTCTCGACCAACTCCTGGTACGGCGTGGCCTTGCGCCGACCCGAGCCCAAGCGCAGCGGCTGATCGCCGCCGGGGTACGCTGGTCCTGCGGGGGCGATTGGCGCATCTGCCATAGCAATGCGCAGAACGTCCCCGACGACGCATTGATCGAGCTTCCTCCTTCCGCCGTGCTTCGCTATGTCTCCCGCGCTGGCGACAAATTGGCCGCAGCGCTGGAACGCGGTGGCATTGATGTGGCGGGGAAAGACTGCCTCGACGTAGGGCAGTCCACCGGCGGCTTTACCGACTGCCTGCTCCAGCATGGCGCTGCCCGCGTGGTGGGTGTCGATGTCGGGTATGGCCAATTGCACGAACGCCTGCGGGCTGATCCCCGGGTGCTATGCATTGAGCGCACCAATGCCCGCTCATTGCGTGCGATGGACATCAAGACCGCGTGCGGTGCGCGGGACTTTCCCACGGCGTTCGACCGCATCGTCATCGACGTATCGTTCGTCTCCCAAACGCTGGTATTGCCTGCCCTGACGCCCTTGCTTCGCCCCGATGCCGTTTTGGTGTCGCTGGCCAAGCCGCAGTTCGAGCTGCAACCGGCGCAAATCGCCAAGGGCGGTATCGTCAAAGACCCCGCGCTGTTTGCCGTCGTCGAAGAACGCCTGCGCACCTGTTGCGCCGATCTGGGCCTGCGCGTCATCGATTGGTTTGCGTCCCCTTTGTTGGGCGGAGACGGCAACCAGGAATTCCTTTTCATCGCCACCCCCAGGAGCCTTGTATGA
- the metF gene encoding methylenetetrahydrofolate reductase [NAD(P)H] — protein MTSATVALSVEFFPPKTPDGADKLRTVRQQLYAMQPEYCSVTFGAGGSTQEGTFATVGAILSEGVSAASHLSCIGATRERVRAQLESLQALGVRRIVALRGDLPSGYGIGSEFAYASDLVAFIREQTQEHFFLDVAAYPEMHPQARSPEADIQAFVTKVRAGANAAITQYFYNPDAYARFVDDVRAKGVDIPIVPGIMPIVSSSQLLRFSDACGAEIPRWIRSRLQSYGDDLDSIRAFGLDVVTGLCERLLVLGAPGLHFYTMNQSETTLDICRRLGVLSTKNLLQ, from the coding sequence ATGACCTCTGCGACCGTCGCACTCAGCGTGGAATTCTTCCCCCCCAAAACGCCCGACGGCGCGGACAAACTCCGCACCGTCCGCCAACAGCTCTATGCGATGCAGCCGGAGTACTGCTCGGTCACTTTTGGCGCAGGCGGTTCCACGCAGGAAGGCACCTTCGCCACCGTCGGCGCAATCCTTTCCGAAGGGGTATCCGCCGCTTCGCACCTGTCGTGCATCGGCGCAACGCGAGAACGGGTACGCGCCCAACTCGAATCGCTGCAAGCACTGGGCGTGCGGCGCATCGTCGCGCTGCGCGGCGACCTGCCCAGCGGCTACGGCATCGGCAGCGAATTCGCGTATGCCAGCGACCTCGTCGCATTCATCCGCGAACAAACGCAAGAACACTTTTTTCTCGACGTTGCCGCGTACCCCGAAATGCATCCCCAGGCCCGATCCCCGGAAGCCGACATCCAGGCTTTCGTGACCAAGGTACGTGCCGGCGCCAACGCAGCGATCACCCAGTATTTCTACAACCCGGATGCCTACGCCCGCTTTGTCGACGACGTGCGTGCAAAGGGGGTGGACATCCCCATCGTCCCTGGAATCATGCCGATCGTCAGCTCATCGCAGCTCCTGCGGTTCAGTGACGCCTGCGGCGCGGAAATCCCCCGCTGGATCCGATCCCGATTGCAGTCGTATGGCGACGACCTGGACTCCATCCGCGCCTTCGGCCTCGACGTGGTGACGGGGCTATGCGAACGGCTGCTCGTGCTCGGCGCGCCAGGGCTGCATTTCTACACGATGAACCAAAGCGAGACCACGCTGGACATTTGCCGCAGGCTTGGGGTGCTATCGACCAAGAACCTACTTCAGTAG
- a CDS encoding Fic family protein, translating to MTETELLQVLARGEDSQHQFKRDFTNADALAAELAALANSRGGWLFVGIRDAGHATGLAQADIQRLNQLLSNAASQHVKPPISPTSQNIQTDNGLVMVVDVPEGLNKPYMDLQGRVWVKNGADKRHVTAREELQRMFQQSGLLHADQVPVPNAIASDIDERAFARYFERRYGQSVEQAGLPVTQLMENIDLAQQGHPNLAGLLLFGKHPQRRLHVCFIAAACFPGTQLSDSRYLDSENIEGPLEEQYQRGLAFIKRNLHHVQGNQSVNSLGLLEVPEEAFVELLVNALVHRDFFISATVRLFVFADRVEIISPGHLPDSLMPEQIRAGVSNRRNKVLAEHAAHILPYRGLGTGIPRALGAWPKIDLIDEREANQFRAVVWRPVAGQVTGQVTGQVTGQVTGQILRLLSVMDGEHSRTDLQSLLHLKHRDSFMHAYLQPAIQAGFIEMTIPDRPQSSKQRYRLTEQGKVVLDEQKNR from the coding sequence ATGACGGAAACCGAACTTCTGCAAGTTCTGGCGCGCGGCGAAGACAGCCAGCATCAGTTCAAACGCGACTTCACCAATGCCGATGCACTGGCGGCAGAGCTGGCTGCATTGGCCAATAGCCGTGGAGGCTGGCTCTTTGTTGGCATCCGTGATGCCGGACATGCAACAGGGTTGGCGCAGGCGGACATCCAGCGACTCAACCAATTGCTATCCAATGCTGCCAGCCAACATGTCAAGCCGCCAATCAGTCCAACCAGTCAGAACATCCAGACCGACAACGGCTTGGTCATGGTGGTGGATGTGCCCGAAGGGCTGAACAAGCCCTATATGGACTTGCAAGGACGCGTGTGGGTCAAAAATGGTGCCGACAAACGACACGTTACCGCCCGTGAAGAGTTGCAGCGCATGTTTCAGCAATCCGGCCTGCTGCATGCCGACCAGGTGCCGGTACCCAACGCGATAGCCAGCGACATTGACGAGCGCGCCTTTGCCAGGTACTTTGAGCGACGCTATGGCCAAAGCGTCGAACAGGCCGGACTGCCTGTTACCCAACTCATGGAAAACATTGATCTGGCGCAGCAAGGGCATCCCAACCTGGCTGGTTTGCTGTTGTTCGGCAAACACCCGCAGCGCCGCCTGCATGTGTGTTTCATTGCCGCTGCGTGCTTTCCCGGCACCCAGCTTTCCGACAGCCGCTACCTCGACAGCGAAAACATCGAAGGCCCGCTGGAAGAGCAGTACCAACGTGGTTTGGCCTTCATCAAGCGCAACCTACATCACGTTCAGGGAAACCAGAGCGTTAACAGCCTGGGTTTGCTGGAAGTGCCAGAAGAGGCATTTGTCGAACTGCTGGTCAACGCGCTGGTACACCGTGATTTCTTCATCAGTGCCACCGTTCGCCTGTTTGTGTTCGCCGACCGGGTGGAAATTATTAGCCCCGGCCATCTGCCCGACAGCCTGATGCCCGAACAAATTCGCGCGGGCGTTTCCAACCGCCGCAACAAGGTGCTGGCTGAGCATGCCGCCCACATCTTGCCCTACCGAGGTCTGGGCACCGGCATCCCCCGTGCGTTGGGCGCGTGGCCAAAGATCGATCTGATCGACGAGCGCGAGGCCAATCAATTTCGTGCGGTGGTCTGGCGACCTGTGGCCGGGCAAGTGACCGGGCAAGTAACCGGGCAAGTAACCGGGCAAGTAACCGGGCAAATCTTGCGCCTGCTATCGGTGATGGACGGCGAACACAGCCGTACCGACTTGCAAAGCCTGCTGCACCTCAAACACCGGGACAGCTTTATGCATGCCTACCTGCAACCGGCGATCCAAGCGGGTTTCATTGAGATGACCATTCCTGACAGGCCACAAAGTAGCAAGCAGCGGTACCGGTTGACTGAGCAAGGAAAGGTTGTGCTGGACGAACAAAAGAACAGGTAG